From the Apis cerana isolate GH-2021 linkage group LG3, AcerK_1.0, whole genome shotgun sequence genome, one window contains:
- the LOC107998210 gene encoding zinc finger protein 62 homolog, giving the protein MDEVIELQNMENVCRLCLSTDEPKSSVFEAEDSPVSLANKIQACLSIQILTTDKLSTKICAQCVKNVNQWHNYKEVCLRSQDKLQQWLEQNLQSSPMVVTIKDEPVDLDFCEDNVEVISESNDSDLEATNLEESMNSLTNNVQVELTDDEINLGKGQSTLTKDVDISIKSEPQDYDTDCTIEIESVTGSELVLNPLSNTEDRIMEADSTQKSNASTSASKKKARRGPHTHFRGARVFKQKCVHCQINLHSKYSYTKHMERFHSDKQNGTNQKSELEDEEELVEDLEDELMSMEKDAPLTQVQQNIISQLKTFMCYSCEQTFSDRRSTLSHIRQHMPDLRPYTCIACLTEFPDRSMYKQHCKMSFECAMKIALVIPNEGEEKYFTCNMCLRPMQNRKQLLSHLSKHSDKQYEELISPTRSPPKLKPITPLPSPKQEIMKESHNESLNIPHPYKNGDPAHNHICDLCGMIYRYKPNMLKHRDLCQRLSSEVRTSYKCVHCGMTYLVFRKFHSHITADHKKKEFTCSECNKKFRSPSDFLEHHEMHRMARNQKQPLQLKSDLMKHKQNISTSFKDWDKFEAEMNANQLSDNNQYSCALCNLEFSTRAELTEHRNLHLKVKIYSCVICRSMFSSAGALEIHMKDHGIEDPNERNANISCVEYGTVEDDSRDSNSMNLSAISDPGPKHNNCKKCGRQFSNTANLKRHIRNIHPIEKPPYNCSHCWLSFKSKEIRDQHITSAHSKASKTMLRCPQCPQTFVFEANLDLHFKNHHKDCRFKCDICGKEFLKEGSLKIHRSWHNRENYGQSLKFMKKEDQKPLVEPKQEEPFNTNVSGRPARARKSYPNSSPTKPNGNFQCQVCSDKFNDVTELRKHLWDVHCARNKSEKSFSGDEFQCELCTNIFPDKETLNVHIQWHKAQPILSDIRKTNFPCDICGKLYSSKKVLARHKKLHKASSVAISNFSSNQPLCTICHKVFNSNQSLQRHRLNLHSNIFSQRPQTQQYNNTRRMSQEESKPKKIKLEEEDKKIPFAMDAMSAGRKSVMCHGCKKFFPNMSVLYKHKQLVHNKSHMIRNIAKSFTMECVPLHCNDGKVACNICYKKFCGVPNLRQHFTVKHKNDRPKYKYACSIDGCKLTFPTQLTLKHHELSHTVTMFSCSLCNRHVFNRAAMTNHMLTVHNTVYDAEKNKNFHREMDLSSYVVEGAVDATCPRCKVKYPNNKAMKIHYFKIHEGTNQ; this is encoded by the exons ATGGACGAAGTGATAGAGTTACAAAATATGGAAAACGTATGCAGGCTCTGCCTTTCCACCGATGAGCCAAAATCGTCGGTGTTCGAAGCGGAAGACTCTCCGGTATCGTTGGCCAATAAAATACAAGCGTGTCTGTCGATTCAG ATTTTAACGACGGACAAATTATCGACAAAAATATGCGCGCAATGTGTTAAAAATGTGAATCAGTGGCATAATTATAAGGAAGTATGTCTACGTTCCCAAGATAAATTACAACAATGGTTGGAACAGAATTTACAATCAAGTCCGATG gTTGTAACAATTAAAGATGAACCTGTTGATTTGGACTTTTGTGAGGACAACGTTGAAGTCATATCCGAATCCAATGATTCAGATTTG gAAGCTACTAATCTTGAAGAGAGTATGAATTCTTTAACGAATAATGTTCAAGTAGAATTAACTGATGATGAAATTAATCTTGGAAAAGGTCAATCAACTTTAACAAAAGATGTggatataagtataaaatctGAACCACAGGATTATGACACAGATTGTACTATAGAGATAGAATCTGTAACTGGTAGTGAGCTTGTTTTGAATCCTCTTTCAAACACAGAGGATAGGATTATGGAGGCTGATTCTACCCAAAAATCCAATGCATCCACATCAGCAAGTAAGAAAAAAGCCAGAAGAGGCCCACATACCCACTTTAGAGGCGCACGtgttttcaaacaaaaatgtgTACATTGTCAAATTAATTTGCattctaaatattcttatacaaAGCACATGGAAAGATTTCACAGTGATAAACAGAATGGCACTAATCAAAAATCAGAATTGGAAGATGAAGAAGAGCTTGTTGAAGATTTAGAAGATGAATTGATGAGCATGGAAAAAGATGCTCCATTAACGCAAGTGCAACAAAACATTATTAGTCAATTGAAAACTTTCATGTGTTATTCTTGCGAACAAACTTTCAGTGATCGTAGAAGTACACTTTCCCACATTCGTCAACATATGCCTGATTTAAGGCCATACACGTGTATTGCGTGTTTGACAGAATTCCCAGATCGCTCGATGTATAAACAACATTGTAAAATGTCATTCGAATGTGCGATGAAGATTGCACTCGTTATACCGAATGAAGgtgaagagaaatatttcactTGTAATATGTGTTTACGTCCTATGCAAAATAGGAAACAATTGCTTAGTCATTTATCAAAACACTCGGATAAACAATACGAGGAATTAATATCTCCTACACGATCTCCTCCTAAACTAAAACCAATAACTCCCTTACCATCTccaaaacaagaaataatgaaGGAGTCACACaatgaaagtttaaatatacCACATCCTTATAAAAACGGCGATCCTGCGCACAATCATATATGTGATTTGTGCGGTATGATTTACAGGTACAAACCTAATATGCTAAAACACAGAGATCTATGTCAACGTTTATCGTCTGAGGTTAGAACGTCCTATAAGTGTGTTCATTGTGGCATGACGTATCTCGTGTTTAGAAAGTTTCATAGTCATATCACGGCAgatcataaaaagaaagaattcacTTGCTCTGAATGCAACAAAAAATTCAGATCTCCTAGTGATTTCTTAGAGCATCATGAGATGCATCGAATGGCGCGTAATCAGAAACAGCCTCTTCAATTGAAAAGCGATTTAATGAAACACAAACAGAATATATCGACGTCGTTCAAGGATTGGGATAAATTCGAAGCTGAAATGAACGCAAATCAATTATCTGATAACAATCAATACAGTTGTGCACTGTGCAATCTGGAATTCTCAACTAGAGCTGAATTAACGGAACACAGGAATCTTCATCTGAAAGTGAAAATCTATTCTTGTGTTATCTGTCGTAGCATGTTCAGTAGTGCAGGTGCTTTGGAAATTCATATGAAAGATCATGGAATAGAAGACCCGAATGAgagaaatgcaaatatttcgtGCGTAGAATACGGTACCGTAGAAGATGATTCACGAGATTCAAACTCAATGAATTTAAGTGCTATCTCGGATCCAGGGCCGaaacataataattgtaaaaaatgcgGAAGACAATTCTCAAATACCGCGAATCTCAAGAgacatataagaaatattcatcCGATCGAGAAACCTCCTTACAACTGCTCTCATTGTTGGCTATCATTTAAGAGCAAAGAAATTCGAGATCAGCACATTACATCCGCACATTCAAAGGCTTCGAAAACTATGCTTCGATGTCCTCAATGTCCACAAACATTTGTGTTTGAAGCCAATTTAGatcttcatttcaaaaatcacCATAAAGATTGTCGCTTCAAATGCGATATTTGCggtaaagaatttttgaaggAAGGCTCGTTGAAGATTCATAGAAGTTGGCACAATAGAGAAAATTATGGGCagagtttgaaatttatgaagaaaGAGGATCAAAAACCTTTGGTAGAACCTAAACAAGAAGAACCATTCAATACGAACGTTAGTGGTCGACCGGCTAGAGCACGAAAATCCTATCCGAATTCATCTCCGACAAAACCTAATGGTAATTTCCAATGTCAAGTTTGCAGTGATAAGTTTAATGATGTAACAGAATTGAGGAAACATTTATGGGATGTGCATTGTGCTCGTAACAAAAGCGAGAAAAGCTTTTCAGGTGATGAATTCCAATGCGAACTTTGTACGAATATTTTCCCTGATAAGGAGACGTTGAACGTACATATACAATGGCACAAGGCTCAACCCATCTTGAGTGACATTCGAAAGACCAATTTCCCATGTGATATCTGTGGAAAACTTTACAGTTCCAAAAAAGTATTGGCGAGACACAAAAAACTTCATAAAGCGAGTTCGGTGGCTATTAGCAACTTTTCGAGTAATCAGCCTTTATGCACAATTTGTCATAAAGTATTTAACAGTAATCAGTCGTTACAGCGTCACAGGCTTAATTTACACAGCAATATTTTCTCTCAACGACCTCAAACACAACAGTATAATAATACGAGAAGAATGTCTCAAGAAGAATCAAaacctaaaaaaataaaattagaagaagaagataaaaaaataccatTTGCTATGGATGCTATGAGCGCAGGCAGAAAGTCGGTAATGTGTCACGGCTGTAAAAAATTCTTCCCTAACATGAGTGTACTGTATAAACATAAACAATTGGTACATAATAAGTCTCATATGATAAGGAACATCGCGAAATCATTCACAATGGAATGTGTACCATTGCATTGCAACGATGGCAAAGTCGCATGCAACATTTGCTATAAAAAGTTCTGCGGTGTGCCGAATCTCCGTCAGCATTTCACTGTGAAACACAAGAATGACCGGCCCAAATATAAGTATGCTTGCTCTATAGACGGTTGCAAGCTCACGTTCCCTACACAATTGACCTTAAAACATCACGAATTGTCGCATACAGTCACTATGTTCAGCTGCTCCTTGTGCAATAGACACGTGTTTAATAGAGCAGCTATGACGAATCATATGCTGACAGTGCACAACACCGTCTACGACGCCGAGAAGAACAAGAATTTCCACAGAGAGATGGATTTAAGTAGTTACGTGGTGGAAGGTGCGGTAGATGCTACTTGCCCCCGATGTAAAGTGAAGTATCCCAACAACAAGGCTATGAagattcattatttcaaaattcacgaGGGCACGAATCAGTAG